A genome region from Penicillium psychrofluorescens genome assembly, chromosome: 3 includes the following:
- a CDS encoding uncharacterized protein (ID:PFLUO_004343-T1.cds;~source:funannotate), which yields MKFTSAVVAGAAVGLTYANPVAKRAAINDADILQYALTLEHLEATFYAEGLKNYTRQDFANAGLNAAAYSNLQMIAGDEMSHVQFLTKALTAAGAKPVEQCTYAFPSTDVASFLALGNVLEGVGVSAYLGAAASIMDKTYLTAAASILTVEARHSAYLRAALGEAASPQPFDDPLDFNEVYTVASPFIVSCPSSNQMLPVKAFPSLTMSSMAAAMTGSKVQLTAGTGFDMSMDTSDLYAAFITVTGPVWAPLTSSGSGKFTVTIPSGVAGQSYVVLTKGNSQATDDNIVAGPAIIEVGPMVGSMNDCGSKSMSMSSMSWAMPTATPTKGMGSGSMPSGSMPSSTSSASSMPSYNAASGMGAGSITGVLGAVMAAVGLLL from the exons ATGAAGTTTACCTCTGCTGTTGTTGCCGGTGCGGCTGTGGGTCTGACCTACGCCAACCCCGTTGCGAAGCGCGCCGCCATCAATGACG CTGATATCCTCCAGTATGCTCTGACCCTGGAGCACCTCGAGGCCACCTTCTACGCCGAGGGTCTGAAGAACTACACTCGTCAGGACTTCGCCAACGCTGGCCTGAACGCCGCTGCCTACAGCAACCTTCAGATGATCGCTGGCGATGAGATGTCTCACGTGCAGTTCCTCACCAAGGCTCTGACCG CTGCCGGAGCTAAGCCCGTGGAGCAATGCACCTACGCTTTCCCCTCCACCGATGTTGCGAGCTTCCTCGCTCTCGGTAACGTCCTGGAGGGTGTCGGTGTCAGCGCCTACCTCGGTGCCGCTGCTTCGATCATGGACAAGACCTACCTGACCGCTGCCGCGAGCATCCTGACCGTCGAGGCCCGCCACAGCGCCTACCTCCGTGCTGCCCTCGGTGAGGCTGCCTCTCCCCAGCCTTTCGACGACCCACTGGACTTCAACGAGGTCTACACTGTGGCCTCGCCCTTCATCGTCTCGTGCCCATCGAGCAACCAGATGCTGCCCGTCAAGGCATTCCCGTCTCTGACTATGTCTTCCATGGCCGCTGCCATGACTGGCTCCAAGGTCCAGCTGACTGCTGGCACTGGATTTGACATGTCCATGGATACTTCGGATCTCTATGCCGCATTCATCACCGTCACCGGTCCCGTCTGGGCTCCTCTGACCTCTTCGGGCAGCGGCAAGTTCACCGTCACTATCCCCAGCGGCGTTGCTGGCCAGAGCTACGTTGTCCTCACCAAGGGCAACTCCCAGGCCACCGACGACAACATCGTTGCCGGccccgccatcatcgaggtTGGCCCTATGGTTGGCAGCATGAACGACTGCGGTAGCAAGAGCATGTCCATGTCCAGCATGTCCTGGGCCATGCCCACTGCCACCCCCACCAAGGGAATGGGCAGCGGCTCCATGCCCTCCGGCTCCATGCCTAGCTCGACCTCGTCGGCTAGCTCCATGCCCTCCTACAACGCTGCTAGCGGAATGGGCGCTGGTAGCATCACCGGTGTCCTTGGCGCTGTGATGGCTGCTGTTGGTCTTCTCCTGTAA
- a CDS encoding uncharacterized protein (ID:PFLUO_004342-T1.cds;~source:funannotate) produces the protein MVFVRAGKDGQAAVSGGEPPPMTSGSHRRPGQSFTSSSTLHCARSLAKFARFVGPGFLIAVAYIDPGNYATDVAAGAQSKYALLFIVLLSNLFAILLQSLCIKLGTVTGLNLAENCRKHLPRWVVYILYVFAEAAIVATDIAEVLGSAIALNLLLSIPLVAGCAITLVDVFFLLIFWRPNGSMWGLRLFEFFVMALVLGVVILFCIQLSLIQDQSVGEVFRGYLPSSAIVQSESLYQSCGILGATVMPHSLFLGSGLVQSRLKDFDVTAGYVQSKVPLGNNGDEVEYRPTIHAIRGCMKYSIIELTLSLFTFALFVNSAILIVAGTSLYDVPGGANADLFVIHKLLSSSIAPAAGLVFALALLLSGISAGIVCTMAGQMVSEGMLKWSIQPWLRRLITRSISIIPSIIIAAAVGKEGLDKTLTASQVVLSVILPFVSAPLIWFTSFSYYMTVPAGQTSEGHGEVEVKQVQMRNHIVTSIIAVLVWSLIAVMNIALLVLVGMGKT, from the exons ATGGTGTTTGTTCGGGCTGGGAAGGATGGGCAAGCTGCGGTCTCTGGGGGTGAACCACCCCCAATGACCAGCGGATCACATCGTCGTCCTGGTCAATCCTTTacgtcgtcgtcgacctTGCACTGTGCGCGCAGCCTGGCTAAGTTCGCCCGCTTTGTCGGTCCGGGGTTCCTCATCGCGGTCGCCTATATCGACCCAGGGAACTACGCCACCGACGTCGCGGCCGGCGCACAGTCCAAGTACGCCTTGCTATTCATCGTTCTGCTGTCCAACCTCTTTGCAATCCTTCTACAGTCCCTGTGCATCAAGCTGGGCACCGTCACTGGCCTCAACCTGGCTGAGAATTGCCGCAAGCATCTTCCACGCTGGGTGGTATACATTCTCTATGTATTCGCAGAAGCGGCCATTGTGGCAACTGATATTGCGGAG GTGCTTGGCTCAGCAATCGCACTGAATTTGCTTTTGAGCATCCCGTTGGTAGCGGGATGCGCTATCACCTTGGTcgatgtcttcttcctgctcatTTTCTGGCGACCCAATGGATCAATGTGGGGATTGCGCTTGTTCGAATTCTTCGTGATGGCCCTTGTGCTGGGGGTTGTCATCTTATTCTGCATTCAGCTCTCACTCATTCAGGATCAATCTGTCGGTGAGGTCTTTCGGGGCTATCTCCCATCGTCTGCTATTGTCCAGTCTGAAAG TCTTTACCAAAGCTGCGGTATCCTCGGGGCCACCGTCATGCCTCattccctcttcctcggcagTGGATTGGTTCAGTCTCGTCTGAAAGACTTCGACGTCACCGCAGGCTATGTTCAGTCCAAAGTGCCCCTGGGAAACAATGGCGACGAAGTGGAGTATCGCCCTACCATCCACGCAATCCGCGGCTGCATGAAATACTCAATCATAGAGCTGACATTGTCGCTCTTTACCTTCGCGCTGTTCGTCAATAGCGCCATTCTCATTGTCGCGGGTACCTCTCTATACGATGTTCCCGGCGGCGCCAACGCTGATCTCTTCGTTATTCACAAACTCCTTTCCTCGTCCATcgcgccagctgctggtctggtTTTTGCCTTGGCTCTGCTACTGTCGGGTATCTCTGCGGGCATAGTTTGCACCATGGCAGGCCAGATGGTTAGCGAGGGCATGCTGAAATGGAGTATCCAACCCTGGCTGCGAAGGCTCATTACTCGTTCCATCAGTATCATTCCCAGCATTATCATCGCCGCTGCTGTTGGCAAGGAAGGGCTGGACAAAACCCTGACTGCCAGTCAGGTTGTTCTCAGTGTCATCCTGCCATTTGTCTCTGCTCCTCTCATTTGGTTTACAAGCTTCAGCTACTATATGACTGTCCCCGCTGGGCAGACAAGCGAAGGTCATGGCGAGGTTGAAGTGAAGCAAGTCCAGATGCGGAACCACATAGTCACCTCCATCATCGCGGTGCTTGTCTGGAGTCTAATCGCTGTGATGAATATCGCGCTGCTCGTGTTGGTCGGGATGGGTAAAACCTAA